Below is a genomic region from Brassica rapa cultivar Chiifu-401-42 chromosome A08, CAAS_Brap_v3.01, whole genome shotgun sequence.
AGGATGAAAAGGgtagataattaattaaaaaagtcAACAGTAACAATTATTTCCTCtgttttagaaatatatatatacgtttGATTTTTCACATActaaaaattaagttttgcatataaatatattattgttgtggttaactattttaataaaaatataatttaccacTATTGTCttattaaaaactaatatatttttaaacatattttttaaaaaaacggATGAAGTActtaaataataaaactaatatctaaaaaaaaaagataaataaaagtgAGGGAAAGTCTCTTTACGAAATCGAGGTTTTTGCGTTGCCCGACGCGTCCCATAGATTTCATGGTCCCCTTCTTCCATTGCCACCACTCATTTCCCTCGCATCATCCTTTACATTTTTCATCATATAATCCTATTTTATAGTATAATTAACCTAATTACTAAGCATGTTTTGATGCGGATGAGGTTTAGATCATCTCGATGAAGATTTGTTTAAGATTTAGCATATACCGGTTTGTAGAATGCAAATTTGATTATTCGTTCTCTCGCAACTGCTATTAAACTTTACGTATGATTGCTTGCATGCATTTAATACCAATGTTATAATATATTTGCCATAATTTCATATATAACGCTTTAAATCGATAtaaacctatatatatattccgAACTTTTTATGTGGCAAACAGTAAAAATAAacgttttaacttttaacaaagaaaaaaaaagatattcgAAGAAATCTCTTtgtcttatataaaatattatcatatatgGCTTCATATATATTCAATGCATATGCTAGGTGAAGTATcccaaaccaaaacaatatGCATAAAAGTTATGCTACTAAAACATcaaatttgatgtaattttATCTCTAACAAAATACTAAAACTGACACTATTTTACTAGATTTGGTGTAATGTGAATAGTGTTACATCAAATCTGtgaaatacatattttattatattttatttaataacatAGTTCAATtactattaaatttttaattaaacataagtacattgtattatttatattttaagtttattttcatataatttaaaaattaaattaaatatttatttttattttaaaaataaattattaaatgacTATTATCATTAATcacttacaaataataaaaatataaataataatctaGAAAGTTTGGTGTCATTATTGTagataacaaaattattttgacaTTAAAATACCAAATTTAGTTAATTTCAATATCAAATTTGGTATCATTGTTGAAGATGCTTTTATATTCAGTattggtaaaataaataaagcaaagTATACTCTTAGCTTACAAGATATATCAAATTCAGGTTTAaagtttaaaggcttctacacccaggtttgggattcgaatcccagactatgcaatttattgcagattacaggaaattcaggtttcaagtcccggagaaagcggtttattaaacaattatgcagactacagaggaaaaAGCTTgtaagggatcttcaacatggtgcaagtaaatctggccaggcgtggatcttcataggacggctcaggtgatgcagttaggtgtaggtcttcataaggcaggtagtattgtcggttgtcgaatggtctatgtaatctttcctatattataattgtaagatcgtaataaatcagcgttaaaaaaaaagatatatcaaATTCAAATTATTCTCCCTTTTGCATTTATTATATCTACAATTTGCATTTCaactaatttattatataatatactttTGAGATATCCGCCGTTAAATGGGTCCGAAATGCCACTTTgaagtttatgatttattttaaataaaacaaattacttcATTAAAATAGTCCCCAACGAATCTATCGTCGTACTACATAATCAATCTCGATCAAGTCACTAATGCGGCATCTATATGTAATCTCTACAATACAAACAAGGTGCTGACTATTTTAATATACTAAATACAGATACTATTGTGCTACCACAATACAGTTTCATGTCGAAGAGTTGTTTTGTTAAGGAAAAAACAAATGGTTGAGATAAGTTTGTCTGGACTGATGATGACTTGCAAACCTCACAGAGACCTATGTCCTGAAAAGAATTTTGAGTATGCATGGAAATAAAAAGGATACATACAAAGAATCTCACCATTCctgtttattctttttttttttccattccTGTTTATTCTTTCTTGGCAAATGTTGCAAAATGTAAAAAAAGGAGGCATAAATGAAGGTATCCCTAAAATGAATTGGCTGAATAAAGAATGATACAACTATTAAGTACATTaatcattttcttatttttattttcgtgGAGAAAAATCCATAAAATCAGCACCTCGAGGGAGGAAAAGAGGGAAGAAGCACCTATAAAAGTGAACACTAAAACCCAAAAtacacaaataaaaatatgaaactaattaaaacaccacttgttgtcaaaaaataaataaattaaaacaccACTCAAAACCCTAAACATTCAATGACTCTTTACTTTTATTAATCTTTTAGTAAAGAAAGGGACCAATGTACGTTATTAATTTATTAGCATGTTGTATGTTGATcactgaaatatttttttttttgggttcaaATCACTGAAATATTTAAGAGTTAATCTTCACCACAAAATTTCAATGTCAATGTAAAATACCTTTTGAAATGACCTCAAGAATTTTACCACCAAAAAAGAGTCTTTTAATCGGCTCACCCTATCTTTCTTTTTGAGTCATATAGCTCAATTTATATGTATTTCCGATGTCAAAATAAAGTTGACAAGAAATCAACTTGTAGTCTGTGTATATTGTAATCAGTTGTTTCCTTGTCAAGGAAGAGTTAATTAGCCTTCATCACCATCCgatatataaatcaaaaacaTTAGATACAAAAAGACATGCTTGAAATGGTCAACATCGAGAATTTTGTAATCAAACCTAACTACTAACATTGAAACTTATATAATCATATTCAAATACTAAGGTACTCAGGCTCATGATTGTAACTTTTCTATGTTATTTTCTTGTGCTTGTATCCAaccattatatattttgttcaaaaaataatcaatttttcCAAAGtcccaaaagaaaaagagatgaTGGAGTAGCGCTTCTTGCAAAGAGGAACAAACGTATTacaattttcaatttatttatcaaGTGTAAGAAACAATAGTCCCACAAAATAAACTAGATTTCATGAACCAAATGCCGTCCAATATGtcttattttcttcaaaaaaaacattactctTTTTTCTCATTTCATTTTCAAATCTcagctttttttcttcttcttgtacaAGGAAATTACTTATCATCTTTCCTCCTCAGTAGGAAACACTCATCATTGTACCCAACAATCACTTTCAATCCTCAGAAATCAGAATCAAAAACCTCTTCGTTCTTCTTCCATATATACATTTACACTCATACATACACACACCTTCCCAATCTCTACTCTATATAACCTTTTCCCTCTCCTccaattctctctctctctttatatctTTTCAATTTGATAATCGACCCAGCTCACCAAAGATCAgatctttgacaaaaaaatggaTCCGTCCTCTGCTACCTCAGTGAACGGATACTACTCATTTCTAAACAGATCAATGGATGATCTCGAGAGGGTTTACCTCTCAAACAACTTCATGTCCGTACACTTCTTACAGAGAGCTCTCTGTCTTCTCCGCACCTCTCACTCACACCTCACTCTCCTCGTTCAAAAGCTTCAGCTCCCCGTCGGCGATAAATGGCTTGACGAGTATATGGACGAAAGCTCCAAGCTTTGGGAAGCTTGTCTCGTCATCAAAACCGCCGTTTCTTCCGTCGAAAGCTTCTCCTCCGCCGGTATTTCAATCGCTTCGACCCTCGACGGCCATTATCACCACCGTCGGTTATCTCCTCAGCTTTCTCGTCAGGTGGGTCATCGTAAAAATcgaatatttttgttgtttttgtgaTCAAAATCGAAACTATCAATGCTCTGTTTTGGTTTAgtgataaaaatcaaaactttcaaTGCTCTGTTTTGGTTTAgtgataaaaatcaaaactttacaTGCTCTGTTTTGTTGGTTTAGtgatcaaaatcaaaactttcaaTGCTCTGTTTTGTTGTTTCTGTGATCAAAATCGAAACTTTCAATGCTCTGTTTTGGTTAgtgataaaaatcaaaactttatatgCTCTGTTTTGTTAGTTTAGTGATCGAAATCAAAACTTTCAATGCTCTGTTTTTGGTTTAGGtgacaaaatcaaaactttaaatgCTCTGTTTTGTTGTGATCAAAATCAGAACTTTGAATGCTCTGTTTGGTTGGGTTTAGGTGATAAGGGCGATAGCAGGGTGTGGGAGAGAAGCGATAGGGATAGAGGAAGAGAACAGAGCTTTAATGGAGAATCGAGTGCAAAGGTTCCCTTTTTGGTCGGAACAGACGGCGGCGATGGAGTCGTCGACGAAGTTACAGAACGGGTTCAGTGGTTTCCGCGGCGTGCTCTACGCGACGAGGAACATGAGCTCGCTTCTACTCATGGTTTTGATTCACGGTCTCGTCTACTGTTTCCCCGGCGACGCAACGCTGTCTCAAACGCACACGCAGAATCAAGTCGGCGGTTTTGTCGGAGCGATGGGGAGGTTGCAGCAGAGAGTGGCGGCTGAGGTGGGGAGGATGGGGGTGAGGAAGGGGATGTTGATGCACGAGTACAGGAGGAGCAAGGCGGCGTTGGAGGAGCTGAAGGCGGAGCTTGAGAGGAGATTctgcggcggcggcggaggagggGAAAGCGAAGAGGAGGGAGAGAGGGagttgagagagagagtggaGAATCTGAAAGGGTGTTTTGGTAATTTGAGGAATGGGACAGAGAGTATTGTGGCGCAAATTGATGATTTGTTTGATGAAATTGTTGAAGGAAGGAAGAAGCTTTTGGATTTCTGCAGCCATAGATGAATATCAAAAGCTGACATTTTTCAGTttcataaataaccaaaaaagaaagaaaaaattagAGTAGACTTTAGGCTTAGCGGAATCATTTGGTAGGGGGAGTTGTTGTAACTCTCTTTTTAATTTTGCTGCTATGAAAagaaatttcttattttttttgggtCAGTCTGCTCTATTTTATGGACTATAATTCTAGAAATAGAATGTATTCTCTGAATCATATCTTAAAGTAAATGTCTGCTTTTCAGTTTTGGTTCCAGCCCGTTGCAGATGTTTgttgttcaataaaatttcaaaacaattttttaatctAATGTCTGCtttagaaatttcaaaacagTTTAGGCATTCTCTTATATGAATTAATGGGTAAATATTAGATTTATACCAACAACAGATTTtcaatgttatttattttaaattttcagtaATGCTgaattttgattttatgaaaCTTTGACTGAAtaacacaaaatttaaaatcttttaatCATGATTTACAAATACATATACAACCTAATAGTAATACCAAATTCTGTAGTCTTTAGTTGAATAATACCATATTGTGGTTAGAATTACAACAGTCATGTCTCAAAGTGAAACTTCAGTGAAATATTTGATCATCCACTTTCACTAATAGGACCATATATCAATGGACTATCACAACTTACTTTTAGAATTTTGGTTAAAGATGAGGGAGTCAAAGGGAGTGCTTGTTGTCCTCTTAGAGATAGTTGGAGAAGAAAAGTAATGAACAAGGCCAATGATAAAAACTag
It encodes:
- the LOC103835713 gene encoding uncharacterized protein LOC103835713, yielding MDPSSATSVNGYYSFLNRSMDDLERVYLSNNFMSVHFLQRALCLLRTSHSHLTLLVQKLQLPVGDKWLDEYMDESSKLWEACLVIKTAVSSVESFSSAGISIASTLDGHYHHRRLSPQLSRQVIRAIAGCGREAIGIEEENRALMENRVQRFPFWSEQTAAMESSTKLQNGFSGFRGVLYATRNMSSLLLMVLIHGLVYCFPGDATLSQTHTQNQVGGFVGAMGRLQQRVAAEVGRMGVRKGMLMHEYRRSKAALEELKAELERRFCGGGGGGESEEEGERELRERVENLKGCFGNLRNGTESIVAQIDDLFDEIVEGRKKLLDFCSHR